One Prodigiosinella aquatilis DNA window includes the following coding sequences:
- the gspC gene encoding type II secretion system protein GspC — MKISRLPPVSPLVIRRTLLGVLLLLICQQLAMLVRQIVLPQNMPLPAAHAMPVQAKQQSVTLGAFTLFGVSSEKIKTAGGLDSVQLNNLPLSSLKLSLTGVVASRESGRSIAIISKDNHQVSRGVGERVPGYDAKIISIQSDKILLQYQGRYEVLGLYDQERDGQTDIVQLKEQLQQRPAAAISDYLAFSPVMTESNELSGYLLNPGKDSDAFYRVGFQDNDLAVAMNGLDLRDEKQAKKAMERMLDVHEFTVTVEREGQRKDIYLELGGDE, encoded by the coding sequence ATGAAAATTTCACGACTGCCACCTGTATCTCCGCTTGTTATCAGGCGTACTTTGCTCGGTGTGTTGCTGTTACTGATTTGTCAGCAATTGGCGATGTTAGTCAGGCAGATAGTATTACCACAAAATATGCCACTGCCTGCTGCGCATGCCATGCCTGTGCAGGCTAAACAGCAATCTGTGACGCTGGGTGCTTTCACATTATTTGGTGTCTCTTCTGAAAAAATTAAAACGGCTGGCGGGCTGGATTCCGTCCAATTGAACAATCTACCGCTTTCTTCGCTGAAATTAAGTCTGACTGGTGTTGTCGCCAGTCGAGAGAGCGGCCGATCAATCGCTATTATTAGTAAGGATAATCATCAGGTTAGCCGTGGCGTCGGTGAGCGGGTACCAGGCTATGATGCCAAAATTATCTCCATTCAGTCGGATAAAATCCTATTGCAGTATCAGGGACGCTATGAGGTGTTGGGCTTATATGATCAAGAGCGGGACGGGCAAACCGATATCGTGCAGTTAAAGGAGCAACTACAACAACGTCCTGCAGCAGCGATTAGTGATTATCTCGCTTTTTCTCCTGTGATGACAGAGAGCAACGAACTCTCCGGCTATTTACTTAATCCCGGAAAAGACAGTGATGCATTCTATCGGGTTGGTTTTCAAGACAACGATCTGGCTGTGGCGATGAACGGCCTGGATTTGCGGGATGAAAAGCAAGCCAAGAAAGCGATGGAACGCATGTTGGATGTGCATGAGTTTACCGTGACAGTAGAGCGGGAAGGGCAGCGGAAGGATATTTATTTAGAGCTTGGGGGAGACGAGTAA
- the gspB gene encoding type II secretion system assembly factor GspB produces the protein MLLLFLPFAWDEHHIEITFEVDVDNTPEVKSSATDATAGYRIPGYLLAIYATLLISLGWLSHQRWTEMENPTLIVPTTAIATSILPHTVQAQNTTSRLVGNLTAAQTQSKKNRLPVKHTINNSALNTVEPGELPPLIYSAHVYTSGQKQRSITLNRQLYHEGDSPIKGLIIERIEQEVTVFSFNGEPFILDALEDWPGGKPAAPPAE, from the coding sequence TTGCTCCTGCTGTTCTTGCCGTTTGCTTGGGATGAGCATCACATTGAGATAACGTTTGAGGTAGATGTGGATAACACACCGGAAGTCAAGTCATCAGCCACGGACGCTACTGCGGGTTATCGTATTCCCGGCTACCTGCTGGCAATTTACGCCACGCTGCTGATTTCTCTCGGATGGCTAAGTCATCAACGTTGGACGGAAATGGAAAATCCTACGCTGATAGTTCCCACCACCGCTATTGCCACGTCCATTCTGCCACACACTGTTCAGGCTCAAAACACAACCAGCCGTCTGGTGGGAAACCTGACCGCCGCTCAAACACAGAGTAAAAAAAACAGACTCCCGGTAAAGCACACCATCAATAATAGTGCGCTGAATACAGTGGAACCGGGGGAATTACCGCCGTTAATCTATAGCGCGCATGTCTATACCTCTGGACAGAAACAGCGCAGCATTACTCTTAATCGGCAGCTTTATCATGAGGGAGACAGCCCGATAAAGGGATTAATTATTGAGCGAATTGAGCAGGAGGTCACCGTATTCAGCTTCAACGGTGAACCCTTTATCCTTGATGCACTAGAGGATTGGCCGGGAGGAAAGCCGGCAGCACCTCCCGCCGAATGA
- the gspS gene encoding type II secretion system pilot lipoprotein GspS, with protein MRLSPLKILFISIFCLSVVGCQHSAPVKPASGHQAVNIPVNEQINQLASLIAAGNYLKLQCNRSDLPDNNTMQKTALQLAKQKGWDTSHYQALSQLSANLYQGLLKDGTLKATQCSAFNRSLEPFIEAMRSNK; from the coding sequence ATGCGCTTATCGCCATTGAAAATCTTGTTTATCAGTATATTTTGTCTCAGTGTCGTAGGGTGCCAACATTCTGCGCCGGTGAAACCGGCTTCTGGTCATCAGGCAGTGAACATACCGGTTAATGAGCAGATTAATCAACTTGCCTCGTTAATTGCAGCTGGCAATTATCTGAAGCTGCAATGTAATCGCAGTGATTTGCCAGATAATAATACTATGCAGAAAACGGCGTTACAGTTGGCGAAACAGAAAGGGTGGGACACCAGTCACTACCAGGCATTATCGCAACTCAGCGCGAATCTGTATCAAGGGTTATTAAAAGATGGCACATTGAAAGCAACGCAGTGCTCCGCTTTTAATCGTTCGCTAGAACCATTTATTGAGGCTATGCGCAGTAACAAGTGA
- the alaC gene encoding alanine transaminase: MADFNSPRRFTRIDRLPPYVFNITAELKMAARRRGEDIIDFSMGNPDGPTPPHIVEKLCTVAQREDTHGYSTSRGIPRLRRAISRWYADRYQVDIDSESEAIVTIGSKEGLAHLMLATLDHGDTVLVPNPSYPIHIYGAVIAGAQVRSVPLVEGVDFFNELERAIRESIPKPKMMILGFPSNPTAQCVELDFFERVVALARQYDVLVVHDLAYADIVYDGWTAPSIMQVPGAKEIAVEFFTLSKSYNMAGWRIGFMVGNAELVNALARIKSYHDYGTFTPLQVAAIAALEGDQQCVRDIAEQYRQRRNVLVRGLHEAGWMVDEPKAAMYVWAKIPDAYAHLGSLEFAKRLLSEAKVCVSPGIGFGDYGDTHVRFALIENQDRIRQAVRGIKAMFRADGLLPALRSGAAKVD; encoded by the coding sequence ATGGCTGATTTCAATTCTCCGCGTCGTTTTACTCGTATCGATCGTCTTCCCCCTTACGTATTTAATATCACTGCCGAATTAAAAATGGCTGCGCGTCGCCGTGGCGAGGATATTATTGATTTCAGTATGGGTAATCCGGACGGCCCGACGCCACCCCATATTGTAGAAAAACTTTGTACCGTAGCGCAGCGTGAGGATACCCACGGTTATTCCACATCCCGCGGCATTCCGCGGTTGCGCCGTGCCATCTCTCGCTGGTATGCCGATCGTTATCAGGTTGACATTGATTCGGAAAGTGAAGCGATCGTGACCATCGGCTCGAAAGAAGGGCTGGCGCACTTGATGTTGGCCACACTCGATCATGGCGACACGGTATTGGTGCCCAATCCCAGCTACCCCATTCATATCTATGGTGCGGTTATCGCCGGTGCTCAGGTCCGCTCTGTACCATTGGTGGAAGGTGTGGACTTCTTTAATGAACTGGAGCGGGCAATCCGCGAAAGCATCCCCAAACCCAAGATGATGATTTTGGGGTTTCCATCAAACCCGACCGCGCAATGTGTTGAGCTGGATTTCTTTGAGCGGGTGGTGGCGCTGGCCAGGCAATATGATGTATTGGTAGTCCATGATCTGGCCTATGCAGATATCGTCTATGATGGCTGGACGGCCCCGTCCATTATGCAGGTGCCGGGTGCGAAAGAGATTGCGGTTGAATTTTTCACGCTATCCAAAAGTTACAACATGGCTGGCTGGCGAATCGGCTTTATGGTGGGGAATGCCGAACTGGTCAACGCGTTGGCTCGTATTAAGAGCTATCACGATTATGGTACTTTTACACCATTGCAGGTAGCTGCTATTGCAGCATTGGAAGGGGACCAACAGTGTGTGCGTGATATTGCCGAACAATATCGGCAACGTCGTAACGTGTTGGTGCGTGGTCTGCATGAAGCTGGATGGATGGTCGATGAACCCAAGGCTGCCATGTATGTGTGGGCAAAAATACCGGATGCCTATGCTCACCTGGGATCGTTGGAGTTTGCCAAGCGTCTGCTTTCTGAAGCGAAAGTCTGTGTGTCTCCGGGGATCGGTTTTGGCGATTATGGCGATACGCATGTACGCTTTGCATTAATAGAGAATCAGGATCGTATTCGCCAGGCAGTCAGGGGCATCAAGGCTATGTTCCGGGCGGACGGTTTGTTGCCAGCGCTTCGTTCAGGTGCTGCCAAGGTTGATTAA
- a CDS encoding GNAT family protein, whose amino-acid sequence MKRTLCSTEAIYLLLSYTLETLQYRRCGWKCDSLHQSAINAAERLGFKYEGPLRQTQVSKGHSRDVRWYSIIDDEWPGIRQAMQLWLNPANMDEMGKQKQSLAKFMPPTGER is encoded by the coding sequence ATGAAACGTACCTTATGTAGTACCGAGGCAATATATCTTTTGCTGTCTTATACGCTGGAAACGTTGCAATACCGGCGATGCGGGTGGAAATGTGACAGTCTGCATCAGAGTGCGATTAATGCAGCAGAACGTCTGGGATTCAAATATGAAGGTCCCCTCAGACAGACGCAGGTCTCCAAGGGGCATAGTCGTGACGTCCGCTGGTATTCGATCATTGATGACGAGTGGCCAGGGATCCGTCAGGCTATGCAACTTTGGCTAAACCCGGCTAACATGGACGAAATGGGTAAGCAAAAACAAAGTCTGGCTAAGTTTATGCCTCCGACAGGAGAGCGTTAA
- a CDS encoding Hha/YmoA family nucleoid-associated regulatory protein yields the protein MKKIDASDRITGKIRLTSGDEEERVNSVIDHRLAELTMNRMYKKNTDSIWLYVKWFYFIRLFKLTLIQ from the coding sequence TTGAAAAAAATAGACGCATCAGATCGAATAACGGGGAAAATACGCCTAACGAGTGGCGACGAGGAAGAAAGAGTTAACTCAGTAATAGATCATCGTTTGGCTGAATTAACCATGAATCGTATGTATAAAAAAAACACCGACTCCATCTGGTTATATGTCAAATGGTTTTATTTCATAAGATTGTTTAAATTAACGTTAATTCAGTAA
- a CDS encoding DUF1611 domain-containing protein, translating to MDIKKPYLLFLGDAHDQLAAKVAIGIKQWHPEYCVGQYRMPGCHADCGLPDVDIHAARAAGAQTLVIGVANRGGIISEQWITVLSEALEAGMDLAAGLHNKLADVPALSELATKLGRSLSDVRHPTESYPVANGRKRSGKRLLPVGTDCSCGKMYTALAIEKEILARGGKATFRATGQTGILISGAGISIDAVVSDFIAGAVETLTPANDADHWDVIEGQGSLFHPSFAGVTTGIIHGAQPDALVLCHEPTRKTMRGVDYPIPDLADCMALNLAMARLTNPDCRFVGISVNTAALSDEEAILLMTNIENKLGLPTVDPFRQGVGRIVDQLATI from the coding sequence ATGGATATTAAAAAGCCCTACTTGTTATTTCTTGGTGATGCCCACGATCAATTAGCCGCAAAAGTGGCTATCGGTATTAAACAATGGCATCCGGAATATTGTGTCGGGCAATATCGCATGCCAGGTTGCCATGCTGATTGTGGATTGCCGGACGTCGATATTCACGCCGCACGAGCGGCCGGGGCACAAACGCTGGTCATTGGTGTGGCTAACCGGGGCGGCATTATTTCGGAACAATGGATTACCGTACTAAGTGAAGCATTGGAAGCCGGAATGGATTTAGCGGCCGGATTGCACAATAAGTTGGCCGATGTACCGGCATTAAGTGAACTGGCGACCAAACTCGGTCGTTCACTGTCTGATGTCCGCCATCCTACCGAGTCCTATCCTGTAGCCAACGGACGTAAACGTTCAGGGAAGCGATTGCTACCGGTCGGTACCGACTGTTCCTGTGGAAAAATGTATACCGCGCTGGCTATCGAAAAAGAGATTCTCGCCCGTGGTGGTAAAGCCACATTCAGAGCAACAGGACAAACCGGTATTCTTATCAGCGGTGCGGGTATCAGCATTGACGCGGTAGTTTCCGATTTCATCGCCGGTGCAGTAGAAACCCTCACACCGGCAAACGATGCCGACCATTGGGATGTTATCGAAGGGCAAGGTTCTCTGTTCCACCCTTCTTTTGCGGGCGTTACCACCGGTATCATCCATGGGGCTCAGCCTGATGCACTGGTACTTTGTCATGAACCAACCCGCAAAACCATGCGCGGCGTCGATTACCCGATCCCCGATTTGGCTGACTGTATGGCATTGAACCTTGCCATGGCCCGATTAACCAACCCTGATTGCCGATTTGTCGGTATCTCGGTCAATACGGCGGCACTTAGCGACGAGGAAGCCATACTGTTAATGACCAATATCGAAAACAAACTGGGACTTCCCACGGTGGATCCTTTCCGTCAAGGCGTTGGGCGCATAGTGGACCAATTGGCAACAATATGA
- the ycjG gene encoding L-Ala-D/L-Glu epimerase, producing the protein MKSIEFFHESWPLRHVFTISRGSKKQADVVTVALHSGDLTGYGECVPYARYGESIESVVEQLASLTSDLHNDMDRETLQTRLPAGAARNALDCAFWDMECKQHQQRIWQRLNYPDLTTLETAYTLSLDTPEHMYRAAQQHAHRPLLKLKLADKDDLARVSAVRKGAPLARLIVDANEGWDATLYTLLVPELAQLGVTMIEQPLPAGKDAILATLPHPIPICADESCHDSQSLDKLLDCYDMINIKLDKTGGLTEALRLRALALNKGMQIMVGCMVSTSLSIAPAFMVAQGASVVDLDGPLLLQRDRDAGLQYNGSTMLPPQAALWG; encoded by the coding sequence ATGAAATCAATAGAATTCTTTCATGAGAGCTGGCCACTGCGTCATGTCTTTACCATTTCGCGTGGCAGTAAAAAGCAGGCTGATGTCGTGACGGTAGCCCTGCATTCCGGCGACCTGACCGGATATGGTGAGTGCGTTCCTTATGCTCGATACGGTGAATCAATAGAAAGTGTAGTGGAACAACTCGCCTCACTCACCAGCGATTTGCACAATGATATGGACAGGGAAACATTGCAAACCCGGCTTCCGGCAGGTGCAGCCCGCAACGCACTCGACTGTGCATTCTGGGATATGGAATGTAAACAGCACCAACAACGGATCTGGCAACGATTGAACTATCCTGATCTCACCACGTTGGAAACGGCTTATACTTTGTCGTTGGATACACCGGAGCATATGTATCGGGCTGCGCAACAGCATGCCCATCGTCCATTACTGAAACTGAAACTGGCTGATAAAGACGATCTGGCGCGCGTCTCCGCCGTACGTAAAGGCGCCCCCCTCGCCCGACTGATCGTCGACGCGAATGAAGGCTGGGACGCCACACTGTATACCTTACTGGTCCCTGAATTGGCACAGCTCGGCGTCACCATGATCGAACAACCGCTTCCCGCTGGAAAAGATGCCATTCTGGCGACATTGCCTCATCCGATACCTATCTGTGCCGATGAATCGTGCCATGACAGTCAGTCATTGGACAAGCTGCTGGATTGTTATGACATGATAAACATTAAGTTGGATAAAACCGGTGGCCTGACTGAAGCGCTTCGCTTACGCGCGCTTGCCCTGAATAAAGGGATGCAGATCATGGTTGGCTGTATGGTCAGCACGTCACTTTCCATAGCCCCGGCATTTATGGTGGCACAAGGGGCAAGTGTGGTTGATCTCGATGGCCCGTTGTTACTACAACGCGATCGTGACGCAGGTCTGCAATATAACGGCAGCACCATGTTGCCGCCGCAAGCTGCCTTATGGGGATAA
- a CDS encoding D-amino-acid transaminase, translated as MQRIVYVDGKFVEEQNATVSIFDRGFLFADAVYEVTSVIHGKLAEFDGHMARLQRSCHELSLPLPMSVDELRNIHRTLIEKNQLQEGGIYLQLSRGNAGDRDFHFPPADVKPTLVLFTQARAIFDNPKAESGLHVVTSPDIRWHRRDIKTVSLLAACLAKEYAHSRHADDAFMVENGFITEGSSCNCYIVLADKTIVTRPLSNDILHGITRQSLLKLVEQDHLSLEERCFTPEEAYHASEIFISSATTFVLPVVSLDDKIIGDGKPGPITRRLREIYIEMVLKQVK; from the coding sequence ATGCAACGTATTGTTTATGTTGATGGGAAGTTTGTCGAAGAACAGAATGCCACAGTATCCATCTTTGACCGCGGCTTTCTCTTCGCTGATGCCGTTTACGAGGTAACCTCGGTAATTCATGGAAAACTGGCGGAGTTCGACGGCCACATGGCGCGTTTGCAGCGCTCCTGCCATGAGCTGTCACTACCTTTGCCGATGTCGGTTGACGAGTTGAGAAATATCCACCGAACCTTGATCGAAAAAAATCAGTTGCAAGAAGGTGGTATCTATTTGCAACTCAGTCGGGGTAATGCAGGTGATCGTGATTTTCACTTCCCGCCTGCCGATGTGAAACCTACGCTGGTGCTGTTTACCCAGGCCCGCGCCATATTCGACAATCCCAAGGCCGAAAGTGGCCTGCATGTGGTGACCAGTCCTGATATTCGCTGGCATCGCCGTGATATAAAAACGGTGAGCCTGCTGGCGGCCTGCCTGGCAAAAGAGTATGCCCACTCCCGGCATGCGGATGACGCCTTCATGGTTGAGAATGGTTTCATTACCGAAGGCAGCTCTTGCAACTGCTACATCGTTCTGGCCGATAAAACCATCGTCACCCGCCCGCTCAGTAACGATATTCTGCATGGCATTACCCGCCAGTCACTGTTGAAACTGGTCGAGCAGGATCACCTCAGTCTGGAAGAACGGTGTTTCACGCCAGAAGAGGCTTACCATGCCAGTGAAATCTTCATCAGTTCCGCGACCACATTTGTGCTGCCGGTTGTCAGCCTGGACGACAAAATCATTGGTGACGGAAAACCTGGACCAATAACCCGTCGGTTACGAGAAATTTATATTGAGATGGTGCTCAAGCAAGTGAAGTAA
- a CDS encoding isochorismatase family protein → MVSLSRRSNATHKRKSTARDAHGRDYTIMVVEDACAANSEEEHREAMKVLATMPGLFR, encoded by the coding sequence GTGGTTTCGTTAAGCAGACGGTCTAATGCAACCCACAAACGTAAATCGACTGCACGTGATGCTCATGGCCGTGATTACACCATCATGGTGGTCGAGGATGCCTGTGCGGCCAATTCCGAAGAAGAACATCGGGAGGCCATGAAAGTTCTGGCGACGATGCCGGGGTTGTTTCGGTAG
- a CDS encoding M24 family metallopeptidase — protein MPRTIRDGDIILSEVFSSFGMLETQHQPAIAVGNIHSDFYDAAALARASYEAGVKALKAGTVFSEVVEAMRSPMRDLACWQVHPLIHSLTPYNMIGAGERIADLPEMARYGKVLPFSSMGTDRVLEAGMVFALEPNCGIGRRVINLGGTVIVGENGGIELNSNSTRLMHA, from the coding sequence ATGCCGCGCACCATCAGGGATGGCGATATCATTTTGTCTGAGGTTTTTTCATCGTTCGGCATGCTCGAAACCCAACACCAGCCGGCGATCGCCGTAGGTAATATTCATTCTGACTTTTACGATGCCGCCGCATTGGCGAGGGCTTCCTATGAGGCGGGCGTAAAGGCACTCAAGGCTGGTACTGTCTTTTCCGAGGTCGTCGAAGCGATGCGTTCGCCGATGCGCGATCTGGCTTGTTGGCAAGTTCATCCCCTCATTCATTCGCTGACACCATATAACATGATCGGCGCGGGCGAGCGTATCGCCGACCTGCCTGAGATGGCTCGTTATGGCAAAGTGCTGCCATTTTCGTCGATGGGCACCGACCGGGTACTCGAAGCTGGAATGGTGTTCGCCCTTGAGCCCAACTGCGGCATCGGTCGGCGAGTGATCAATCTCGGCGGGACCGTTATCGTCGGCGAGAACGGCGGGATTGAGCTCAACAGCAACTCGACACGATTGATGCATGCTTAG
- a CDS encoding OsmC family protein, with amino-acid sequence MHHNYISHIVWTENRGEGTVHYRGYDRTWDIAVPDKAVIQCSNDPLLGGDATKMNPEDLLISSLSACHMLWYLHYASDEKIVVTQYEDNPVGIGEVEAGGAGRFVSVTLKPKVTLRSRSNEELATSIHDRIHKVCFIARSVNFPVFCEPKFVFES; translated from the coding sequence ATGCATCACAATTATATTTCTCACATCGTCTGGACAGAAAATCGGGGGGAAGGAACAGTCCACTATCGAGGCTATGATCGCACCTGGGACATCGCTGTGCCGGACAAGGCGGTTATACAATGCTCGAACGATCCCCTTCTCGGCGGTGACGCGACCAAGATGAACCCGGAGGATTTGCTGATATCGTCATTATCGGCTTGTCATATGCTCTGGTATCTCCACTACGCATCAGATGAAAAAATCGTAGTGACGCAATACGAAGATAATCCTGTCGGTATTGGTGAAGTAGAAGCAGGTGGAGCCGGTCGCTTTGTTTCCGTCACGCTTAAACCCAAAGTCACGCTGAGGAGTCGTTCGAACGAAGAGCTGGCAACATCCATTCACGACCGGATTCATAAAGTATGCTTTATCGCCCGTTCGGTAAACTTTCCAGTTTTCTGTGAACCAAAATTTGTTTTCGAATCTTGA
- a CDS encoding MFS transporter, whose amino-acid sequence MTDAVTVLRGNRHRWKVLGIGVIANVCFSMIVGGLPATAVFVRSGYHITNAELGFVLGMLGLGIALSELPWGLLTDRWGDRPVLLTGLFSTALMLLLMAAFAAPYTDFIPAYGLLIAGVLAIGLLGSSVNGSSGRAIMAWFQEGERGLAMSIRQTAVPMGYGLGALLLPFLVANYGFVVMYIVAAILCVVAGYYAWLWLHEPDPQHHASMAAVVQFQVSKGPLHDIAVWKIVLAIGFLCVPQLALLTFGSVFLHDFAHLDMMLVSVSLAVIQAGAIVSRIWSGRWTDKNKNRKNYLRTCTAMSIVAFAALGLLVHYWPGMQNRSLSTGLLVALFMFSGVVVSAWHGVAYTELASMAGVKRAGTALAMGNTSAFIVMFITPIAIPWLLVTATWSSVWLVSALCAVGALIFFPRVGK is encoded by the coding sequence ATGACTGATGCCGTAACTGTGCTGCGTGGCAACCGCCATCGTTGGAAAGTGTTGGGTATTGGCGTAATAGCGAATGTCTGCTTTTCGATGATCGTGGGCGGTCTGCCGGCGACTGCGGTGTTTGTGCGCTCCGGCTACCATATTACCAATGCTGAACTGGGATTTGTGTTGGGGATGTTAGGGCTTGGGATTGCGCTCAGTGAGCTGCCGTGGGGACTACTCACCGATCGCTGGGGCGATCGGCCAGTATTGTTGACTGGATTGTTCAGCACTGCGCTGATGTTGCTATTAATGGCGGCGTTTGCTGCGCCATATACTGATTTTATTCCCGCTTATGGCCTGTTGATTGCAGGCGTTTTGGCGATTGGATTACTGGGCAGTAGTGTTAACGGTTCCAGTGGGCGGGCAATCATGGCCTGGTTTCAAGAGGGGGAACGCGGTTTGGCGATGAGTATCCGCCAAACTGCCGTGCCAATGGGTTATGGTCTTGGTGCTCTGCTGCTGCCTTTTTTGGTGGCAAACTACGGGTTTGTGGTGATGTATATCGTGGCGGCGATATTGTGTGTGGTTGCCGGTTATTATGCTTGGTTATGGTTGCATGAACCGGATCCCCAGCATCATGCCAGCATGGCAGCGGTGGTTCAGTTTCAGGTAAGTAAGGGGCCGCTGCATGATATTGCTGTCTGGAAAATCGTGTTGGCCATCGGCTTTTTGTGCGTCCCACAGCTAGCTTTACTGACCTTCGGCTCAGTATTTCTGCATGATTTTGCCCATCTGGACATGATGTTGGTATCGGTTAGTCTGGCCGTGATCCAGGCTGGAGCGATAGTTTCCCGTATCTGGAGTGGTCGTTGGACCGACAAAAACAAGAACCGTAAAAATTATCTGAGAACCTGCACAGCAATGAGTATTGTGGCATTTGCCGCGCTTGGTTTATTGGTCCATTACTGGCCGGGTATGCAGAATAGATCCCTGTCTACCGGGTTGTTGGTGGCTCTGTTTATGTTCTCGGGCGTAGTGGTTTCTGCCTGGCACGGTGTGGCCTATACCGAGCTGGCATCAATGGCTGGCGTTAAACGTGCCGGTACGGCGTTGGCGATGGGAAATACCAGCGCGTTTATCGTTATGTTTATCACCCCGATAGCCATCCCCTGGTTGCTGGTTACTGCCACCTGGAGCTCAGTCTGGTTGGTTTCGGCATTGTGTGCCGTAGGTGCGCTGATCTTCTTCCCGAGAGTCGGAAAGTAA
- a CDS encoding carbapenem biosynthesis protein CpmH, with product MKIYPLMLLMSLFSDDALAKNDSNTYRQLLQDFFGAEPPLCLGERAWPVNSHTHDSPWVSGRLNALVDARLARKTQEGKKIIYNLTPLGAKNWRKYGDLCYGRMHVTRIEKVDHINRELTVVYFYYRLEPLERWAQNRSLRFAFSELDNLVNGMDKIRYTATIRETLGGAAKLQDYPTPVELDY from the coding sequence ATGAAAATCTACCCCCTGATGCTCTTGATGTCGCTGTTTTCTGATGATGCGTTGGCAAAAAATGACAGTAATACCTACCGGCAATTACTTCAGGATTTTTTTGGTGCAGAGCCGCCACTGTGTTTGGGAGAAAGAGCGTGGCCGGTGAACAGTCATACTCATGATTCGCCCTGGGTCAGCGGTCGCCTGAATGCGCTGGTGGATGCACGGCTGGCACGAAAGACTCAGGAGGGCAAAAAAATAATTTATAATTTGACTCCTCTTGGGGCGAAAAACTGGCGGAAATATGGTGACTTATGTTACGGCCGAATGCATGTCACACGTATTGAAAAAGTCGATCACATTAACCGCGAGTTGACGGTGGTCTATTTCTACTACCGCCTGGAGCCGCTAGAACGTTGGGCTCAAAATCGTTCGCTACGTTTTGCTTTTAGTGAACTGGATAATCTGGTGAACGGAATGGATAAGATACGTTACACCGCTACTATCCGCGAAACCCTGGGTGGCGCGGCCAAACTACAAGATTACCCTACACCGGTTGAGCTGGATTATTGA
- a CDS encoding CpmJ protein has protein sequence MINKCFCLFALLISCANAYALTPVTLKNGVNQLDINQDGLKDYVVLAQFDNNTSHPNLGLTFFIHRPDGGYSIMPVTNSSEFTWFDYRLSASADFLVQDNRLFKIKKHYYLVTARKTEEDLFDVGKVSLTIYRFKVSRDDPGVPLYEWSMSKTVTAQHAYQSADEAYQEVDEAMLTR, from the coding sequence ATGATAAATAAATGCTTCTGCTTATTTGCCCTGCTTATTAGCTGCGCAAACGCCTATGCTTTGACACCGGTAACGCTGAAAAATGGCGTCAATCAATTGGATATAAACCAGGATGGGTTAAAGGATTACGTCGTTCTGGCGCAGTTTGATAACAATACGTCGCATCCCAATCTTGGGCTCACCTTTTTTATCCATCGTCCGGATGGTGGATACAGCATCATGCCGGTAACAAATAGTTCCGAATTCACCTGGTTTGATTATCGATTGTCTGCCAGCGCTGATTTTCTTGTTCAGGATAATCGGCTGTTCAAGATAAAAAAACACTATTATCTAGTGACGGCGAGGAAGACAGAGGAAGATTTATTCGATGTCGGCAAAGTTTCACTAACGATTTATCGTTTCAAGGTTTCGCGAGATGATCCCGGCGTGCCACTCTATGAATGGTCGATGAGTAAGACCGTAACAGCCCAACACGCCTATCAGTCGGCCGATGAAGCTTATCAGGAAGTTGATGAGGCAATGTTAACAAGATGA